One region of Candidatus Bathyarchaeota archaeon genomic DNA includes:
- a CDS encoding phage tail protein: MSTKKEISNQRKDPFSNCRFRVEIDGIAQAGFSEVIFPESESEVIEFREGTDSLAAVRKQSGLIKNSNLILKWGLTASMELYNWRKLVEQTKLASARRNMVVVLLDEEFIEVARWEFTNAWPCKYKGPDLNAKGNEIAIETLEIVFESMRRVK, from the coding sequence ATGTCTACAAAAAAAGAAATCAGCAATCAACGAAAAGACCCCTTTAGCAACTGCCGTTTCAGAGTAGAAATCGACGGCATAGCACAGGCAGGTTTTTCCGAAGTAATTTTCCCTGAATCCGAAAGTGAAGTAATTGAATTCCGCGAGGGCACGGATTCCTTAGCTGCCGTCCGAAAACAATCCGGTTTAATCAAGAACAGCAATCTGATTTTGAAGTGGGGTCTAACAGCGTCTATGGAGCTCTATAATTGGCGCAAATTGGTAGAGCAAACAAAGCTGGCTTCTGCACGTCGAAACATGGTAGTGGTCTTGCTAGACGAAGAATTCATCGAAGTCGCCCGATGGGAGTTCACCAATGCATGGCCCTGCAAATACAAAGGTCCCGACCTAAACGCTAAAGGAAACGAAATTGCCATCGAAACTCTGGAGATAGTTTTCGAATCAATGCGGCGAGTAAAGTAA
- a CDS encoding DUF4255 domain-containing protein, with translation MSSHTNIQSATATLIEALWQSIHADPVLKLLFRSSKQISAFPPRDIQSKDPHLSVYLYRVTENLSLRNQPQTPQSPRTLLYLNLQYLITPLTQKSEDDQLVLGKVLQLFSGKPVFRGADLQGDLGADGGDLRITLDALGLEDLSRLWLMLGSSHKTSLSYTVSPVCIKPAILEKMPPVRLVDKRLKK, from the coding sequence GTGAGCAGCCACACTAACATACAAAGCGCCACTGCAACCTTAATCGAAGCATTATGGCAAAGCATACATGCCGACCCCGTTCTAAAGCTCCTATTCCGAAGCTCCAAACAAATCAGTGCATTCCCGCCACGAGACATCCAATCTAAAGACCCCCACCTCTCCGTGTACCTCTACCGTGTCACTGAAAATCTTAGCCTGCGGAACCAACCGCAAACCCCCCAGTCCCCTCGGACCCTTCTTTACCTAAATCTCCAATACCTAATTACGCCCCTTACACAAAAAAGCGAGGATGACCAGCTTGTTTTGGGCAAGGTGCTGCAGTTGTTTTCTGGGAAGCCTGTGTTTCGGGGTGCAGATTTGCAGGGTGATTTGGGGGCGGATGGAGGGGACCTTAGAATAACTTTGGATGCGTTGGGGTTGGAGGATTTGAGCAGGTTGTGGTTGATGCTTGGGTCTTCGCATAAGACTTCTCTTAGCTACACTGTGTCTCCTGTCTGCATTAAACCGGCTATTTTGGAAAAGATGCCTCCTGTCCGTTTGGTTGATAAGCGTCTTAAAAAATAG
- a CDS encoding AMP-binding protein, translated as MKTVLLTGATGFLGTQIARYLLADEEITVLALVRDKSSHTALLRLRRNWWDWPELISAIDQRRVEVVCGEISQPNLGLTDKKYAELTQRVTHIIHTAADWRFLPLETLRKTNVEGTRNLLEFAKTANKHHCFERFSHVSTAYVAGGRTGLVCEDALTDEYGFFTNYERSKYEGELLVQAAQKEFAVSVFRPSMIVGDSETGAIKTFNTFYFPLRLYLTGRMRLMPVKRTLKVNVVPVDYVGKAIAQLTFNSGAEGKTFHLVAPQETLPTIEELIDAVQAWAKTNLNVNLPKPIYLSMSASNLRRFIKLQRSLKMGNPRVFDALTSLAPYFSENKQFQRTNIDALLGHYAMDWRKMLPHLLEYATYYNFFHRSDRTVHEQVMFRLESQSYPITFYDVVEGKLLHVSAQEVRKEVLAAAAALKAMGIGKGDRVALTGLNCTKYLAIDIAIGIVGAVSVPLYYTSPPPDVDQILEASGAKLLFIGIPGLLNRVDELKTDIPIVYFTRTTAASNRKNLFSWADFLSKATSSLSDYTAPIDFGDAATLRYSSGTTGKPKGAIFKHENLLYMAESIVAIAPWVARNRKGTYLSFLPMGHVVEGILATYSPYYFPSAVDLYFLEDFRKLQETLPKARPTIFFGVPRLYEKIWEAMTKNRIGGFYLHQKQGALKRLLARLLKGIILKRAGLNRCAQLIVGSANSEERMLMNFRQLGVEIHNAYGLTEAPLVTMNRLGRNRIGTVGEPMPQTEIRVAEDGEIMVHGPQVTVGYFEGHHAHPIRDGWLMTGDIGKITEEGSLVIFGRKKEVIKTAYGKCIYSGKIEGLLREISGVSEVLLVGESKPYCGALMWVPKEKWTPETQTQIDADIEEMNKGLSNPEKIKRWALLKYNLSIEGGELTPNLKLKRNTLIERQSKVIDALYGGLAPEGDAHYGGAEKAE; from the coding sequence ATGAAAACGGTGCTTTTAACGGGAGCCACTGGCTTTTTAGGAACCCAGATAGCCCGCTACCTCCTCGCAGATGAGGAAATTACTGTTTTGGCGTTGGTTAGAGACAAATCTTCTCACACTGCGTTGTTGCGGTTGCGGCGAAACTGGTGGGACTGGCCCGAACTCATTTCGGCGATAGACCAGCGGCGGGTTGAGGTGGTCTGCGGCGAAATAAGCCAACCCAACCTCGGCTTAACCGACAAAAAATACGCCGAACTCACCCAAAGGGTAACCCATATTATCCATACAGCAGCGGACTGGCGTTTTCTACCCCTAGAAACATTGCGAAAAACCAATGTTGAAGGAACCCGAAACCTACTGGAATTCGCCAAAACCGCAAACAAACATCACTGCTTTGAACGCTTCTCTCATGTTTCAACCGCCTACGTCGCGGGAGGTCGAACGGGACTTGTCTGCGAAGACGCCTTAACCGACGAATACGGATTTTTCACCAATTACGAACGCAGCAAATACGAAGGCGAACTCTTAGTCCAAGCTGCCCAAAAAGAGTTCGCTGTATCGGTTTTTCGTCCCTCCATGATTGTGGGCGACTCCGAAACGGGCGCCATAAAGACCTTTAATACGTTCTATTTTCCGCTTAGGCTCTATTTGACGGGCAGAATGCGTTTGATGCCTGTGAAGCGTACGCTCAAAGTCAACGTTGTTCCCGTAGACTACGTCGGAAAAGCCATCGCGCAACTCACGTTTAATTCAGGGGCGGAGGGCAAAACCTTCCATCTGGTGGCGCCCCAAGAAACCCTACCCACCATCGAAGAACTCATAGACGCCGTGCAAGCATGGGCAAAAACCAACCTAAACGTCAACCTGCCAAAACCCATCTACCTCAGCATGTCCGCCTCCAATCTGCGACGCTTCATAAAACTTCAACGCAGCCTAAAAATGGGCAACCCCCGCGTTTTTGACGCCCTAACATCGCTGGCACCCTACTTTAGTGAAAACAAACAATTCCAAAGAACCAACATTGACGCTTTGCTTGGGCATTACGCGATGGATTGGCGTAAAATGCTGCCCCACCTCCTCGAATACGCTACCTACTACAATTTCTTCCATAGGTCCGACCGCACCGTGCATGAGCAAGTCATGTTCCGTCTGGAAAGCCAAAGCTACCCTATCACCTTCTACGATGTCGTGGAGGGAAAATTGTTGCATGTTTCGGCTCAAGAGGTACGCAAGGAGGTTTTGGCTGCCGCCGCCGCGCTAAAAGCTATGGGCATCGGTAAAGGGGACCGCGTTGCCTTAACGGGACTCAACTGCACCAAGTACCTAGCAATAGACATAGCCATCGGCATCGTTGGCGCGGTAAGTGTGCCCCTATACTATACCTCCCCGCCCCCTGATGTCGACCAAATCTTAGAAGCCAGCGGAGCTAAACTCCTCTTCATCGGCATACCTGGGCTCCTAAACCGCGTTGACGAACTCAAAACAGACATACCCATAGTATACTTCACCCGAACCACCGCTGCTTCAAATCGCAAAAACCTGTTTTCGTGGGCTGATTTCCTCTCCAAAGCCACCAGCAGTTTATCGGATTACACCGCGCCAATAGATTTTGGAGACGCCGCGACTCTGCGGTATTCATCTGGCACAACAGGGAAGCCCAAAGGGGCTATCTTTAAACACGAAAATCTCCTCTACATGGCTGAATCCATCGTGGCTATTGCTCCTTGGGTTGCCCGCAACCGCAAAGGCACTTACCTCTCATTTCTACCCATGGGGCATGTCGTAGAAGGTATACTAGCCACGTACTCACCCTACTATTTTCCTTCCGCTGTGGACCTTTACTTTTTAGAAGACTTCCGAAAACTTCAAGAAACCCTCCCCAAAGCTAGACCCACCATCTTCTTTGGTGTCCCCCGGCTCTACGAGAAGATTTGGGAAGCCATGACCAAAAACCGAATCGGCGGCTTCTATCTGCATCAAAAGCAGGGTGCACTCAAGCGTTTGTTGGCACGGTTGCTGAAGGGAATTATTCTAAAACGCGCAGGGCTAAACAGATGCGCCCAACTCATCGTGGGATCCGCCAATTCCGAGGAGCGAATGCTAATGAACTTCCGGCAGCTCGGCGTAGAAATCCACAACGCCTACGGCTTAACCGAAGCGCCCCTCGTCACAATGAATAGACTGGGCCGAAACCGAATTGGAACCGTTGGTGAACCTATGCCCCAAACTGAAATACGGGTTGCAGAGGACGGCGAAATCATGGTACATGGCCCGCAGGTTACAGTTGGATACTTTGAGGGACACCATGCGCATCCAATCCGAGATGGCTGGCTAATGACTGGCGACATCGGAAAAATCACCGAGGAGGGGAGCCTTGTTATTTTTGGACGCAAAAAAGAAGTCATAAAAACCGCCTACGGAAAATGCATCTACTCAGGCAAAATTGAGGGGTTGCTACGGGAGATTTCTGGCGTGTCTGAGGTGCTGCTTGTGGGCGAGTCGAAACCTTACTGTGGCGCATTGATGTGGGTGCCCAAAGAGAAATGGACGCCCGAAACCCAAACCCAAATTGATGCCGACATTGAAGAAATGAATAAGGGCTTATCTAATCCTGAGAAGATTAAACGCTGGGCGCTGCTCAAATACAATTTAAGCATAGAAGGCGGCGAGTTAACGCCGAACCTAAAACTAAAACGCAACACGCTGATTGAGCGGCAATCAAAAGTTATTGACGCGCTTTATGGCGGGTTAGCTCCTGAAGGTGACGCCCATTATGGCGGGGCAGAAAAGGCGGAGTGA
- the sufC gene encoding Fe-S cluster assembly ATPase SufC, whose amino-acid sequence MSMLEVIDLSVKVEGKLILKDLSFNLKEGASHILFGPNGSGKTTLISTLMGLPGYEVSSGKIIFQGVDITKMGVDERAKLGMIVSFQNPPEITGVKLGDLLKLCLGKASSDEFSAEEMAQIEAFRLTNFLNRDVNMGFSGGERKRSEILQLIFLKPRLLLLDEPDSGVDVESLRMIAIEIQKYVESSGASALIITHKGDILEYIKASYGCILLRGQFHCYRDPLRIYEDIKRLGYEECVACRVRTNEGWNA is encoded by the coding sequence ATGTCAATGCTTGAAGTAATCGATTTATCAGTAAAGGTTGAAGGCAAACTCATTTTGAAAGATTTGAGCTTTAACCTTAAAGAGGGCGCCAGCCACATCCTTTTTGGACCCAACGGCTCCGGCAAAACCACCCTAATCAGCACCCTTATGGGACTACCCGGGTATGAAGTATCCTCGGGAAAAATCATCTTCCAAGGTGTCGACATAACAAAAATGGGTGTTGATGAGCGAGCAAAACTGGGCATGATTGTGAGCTTCCAAAATCCGCCCGAAATTACCGGCGTGAAACTGGGTGACCTCTTAAAACTCTGTTTGGGCAAAGCTTCCTCGGATGAGTTTTCTGCTGAGGAGATGGCTCAGATTGAGGCTTTCCGGTTAACGAACTTCCTTAATCGTGATGTGAATATGGGTTTCAGTGGCGGGGAACGTAAACGCTCTGAAATTCTCCAATTGATTTTCCTTAAACCTAGACTTTTGCTTCTTGATGAGCCTGATTCGGGTGTGGATGTGGAGAGTCTACGGATGATTGCTATTGAAATTCAGAAATACGTTGAATCATCTGGCGCCTCTGCTTTAATTATCACCCATAAAGGTGACATATTAGAGTACATTAAAGCCTCTTATGGCTGTATACTTCTTAGGGGTCAATTCCACTGTTACCGTGATCCCCTGCGTATCTATGAGGATATAAAACGTTTAGGCTACGAGGAATGTGTGGCTTGCAGAGTAAGAACCAATGAGGGATGGAATGCATGA
- a CDS encoding FAD-dependent oxidoreductase: MPRGNKRRGDPKMKAIVVGSGAGGATAARKLAQNGFEVDLLEAGKPFSPLSHKISWFSGLHGSWLLNDINAIKRVFPHYRTLRSSDDLAIFVGVTEGGCTSIACGCMVRAEHGLKEIGLDLTAEYEELEQQLPICPYPRERWRPLSRKMFDEAQKLGFNPQPTPHACDQTRCVGCGYCELGCTTGAKWDSRKAYEDLLGKGIRLQTNCRVQKVVVENGAAKGVLVGRGSSVERLDADVVVLAAGGIGTAQILRASGLPVADKLWIDVLLTVGGVCKDARMLCEPPMVWYAKQDNYILSPYFDLLSYWFHKPWRDISAENRVGMMIKLADVEQGSVDADGVVKKSLTPLDKQRLEEAKHKAIAIMKASGVSGPFVDGMVHGGHIGGTVPLTAADVESMHPDGLPEDLWVADLSLMPRSQGMPTILTTSAIALRVAKQIIKEKGKP, translated from the coding sequence ATGCCACGCGGAAATAAACGTCGAGGAGACCCCAAGATGAAGGCTATTGTGGTGGGTTCAGGAGCGGGCGGCGCAACTGCAGCACGTAAACTGGCGCAGAACGGTTTCGAAGTTGACTTACTCGAAGCAGGCAAACCCTTCAGTCCTTTGAGTCACAAAATATCTTGGTTCAGCGGTCTTCACGGTTCTTGGCTTTTAAACGACATTAATGCTATAAAACGGGTTTTTCCCCATTATCGGACTCTGCGTTCTAGTGATGACTTAGCGATTTTTGTCGGCGTCACCGAAGGCGGCTGCACCTCAATTGCCTGCGGCTGCATGGTACGCGCGGAGCACGGCTTAAAGGAAATCGGCTTAGACCTCACAGCCGAATACGAAGAACTTGAACAACAACTCCCCATCTGTCCCTACCCGAGGGAACGGTGGCGTCCCCTGAGCCGAAAAATGTTTGATGAAGCCCAAAAACTCGGTTTCAACCCCCAGCCAACGCCCCACGCCTGCGACCAGACCCGTTGTGTAGGCTGCGGTTACTGCGAATTAGGCTGTACTACAGGCGCCAAATGGGACAGCCGCAAAGCCTACGAGGATCTTCTTGGTAAAGGCATTCGTTTGCAGACGAATTGTCGGGTCCAAAAAGTCGTGGTCGAGAACGGCGCTGCTAAGGGTGTTTTGGTTGGTCGGGGCTCGTCGGTTGAGCGGTTGGATGCGGATGTGGTGGTGCTTGCGGCAGGCGGCATCGGTACCGCGCAGATTCTGAGGGCTTCGGGTCTGCCCGTTGCGGACAAGTTATGGATCGATGTGCTACTGACGGTGGGCGGCGTTTGCAAGGATGCTCGGATGCTTTGTGAGCCCCCGATGGTGTGGTACGCCAAACAAGACAACTACATACTCTCCCCCTACTTTGACTTGTTATCTTACTGGTTCCATAAGCCTTGGCGAGACATTTCAGCCGAGAACCGCGTGGGCATGATGATTAAACTCGCCGATGTCGAGCAAGGCTCAGTAGATGCTGATGGAGTCGTCAAAAAATCCCTCACTCCGCTGGATAAGCAACGTTTAGAAGAAGCCAAACACAAAGCTATAGCAATAATGAAAGCCTCAGGCGTCTCTGGCCCCTTTGTGGACGGCATGGTTCATGGCGGGCACATAGGCGGAACAGTGCCATTAACAGCCGCAGACGTCGAGTCGATGCATCCCGATGGGCTCCCTGAAGACCTTTGGGTAGCAGACCTCTCGCTAATGCCGCGCTCGCAAGGAATGCCCACGATACTCACCACATCGGCGATAGCGCTGCGCGTCGCAAAACAAATCATAAAAGAAAAGGGAAAGCCATGA
- a CDS encoding molybdopterin-dependent oxidoreductase, giving the protein MTKTKKRLIQTALITTIIALIISITPTPPAQAQSSSTIHITNLEGTTYTYTIGQLTDMPQTTVHSDLLCYGRVLASGDWSGVQLSYLLSLTNASSDVVSLGFVASDGYVVNIPVSLAMQPQVIIALKLDQEALTESLRLVLPGYNGAAWVAMITTMTMSTITVSNPEPNQPLSNIPGTSSFDSPPSTTSVTPKPTNPAPTQTAQPTATPPLPTPSPTSDTNPNQQAPEPSAVVNNQPTIPQDTLTYVAAIIVGIVLVLVVGGLVYRRKKQPQN; this is encoded by the coding sequence ATGACCAAAACAAAAAAACGCCTCATTCAAACCGCCTTAATCACAACAATCATAGCCCTAATCATATCAATAACCCCAACACCCCCCGCACAAGCCCAATCCTCAAGTACCATACACATCACTAACCTCGAAGGCACAACCTACACCTACACTATCGGACAACTAACGGATATGCCCCAAACAACCGTACACTCCGACCTGCTATGCTACGGTCGCGTATTAGCCTCCGGAGACTGGAGCGGCGTTCAACTGAGCTACCTCCTTAGCCTGACCAACGCCTCATCCGATGTGGTCTCGTTAGGGTTTGTCGCCAGCGACGGATACGTCGTTAACATACCCGTCAGTTTAGCAATGCAGCCCCAAGTCATCATAGCCCTCAAACTTGACCAAGAAGCCCTAACAGAATCCCTCCGACTGGTGCTCCCGGGATATAACGGAGCCGCTTGGGTAGCCATGATAACAACCATGACAATGAGCACCATCACAGTGTCTAACCCCGAACCCAACCAACCATTAAGCAACATTCCCGGTACGAGCAGTTTCGACAGTCCCCCTTCCACAACTTCCGTGACGCCAAAACCAACCAACCCTGCCCCCACGCAAACCGCACAACCTACCGCCACTCCCCCCCTTCCGACCCCTTCCCCTACCAGTGATACAAACCCCAACCAACAAGCCCCCGAACCATCTGCAGTTGTAAACAATCAACCAACAATACCCCAAGATACCCTAACCTACGTGGCAGCCATAATCGTTGGTATAGTTCTTGTTTTGGTTGTGGGTGGTTTGGTTTACAGGCGCAAAAAGCAGCCCCAAAATTGA
- a CDS encoding restriction endonuclease, producing MQRLKFDGLLKEILKQPSRLEVADAVEDQLGLPRYKAEALAARIEKKYPPNLPESEAGNPRSLFERVAKPDDAPVATIYAVGSLSAREFARFIKWQLTELGYEIQPEQEQTAIGINLVVTKNDKRIAVQALRCPQNYRVSEVAVFMAKEAMRNHACQTAMVITTGYFTSQATEEAQKGELELWDKESLQQKIAAVTSEEAVEAESGLPPYSESLLQSLLQLEVTKDFMIEARVGGKYDLYLPGVRFPLLTFQVQDGVVVRCVFRIINNEAVGEYEGVALIRFEHDVRVGPDGAEAYGLVVRYLEDYLI from the coding sequence GTGCAGCGCCTAAAGTTTGATGGTCTGCTTAAAGAGATTCTAAAACAACCGTCGCGCCTCGAAGTAGCCGATGCTGTTGAGGACCAACTGGGACTTCCACGTTACAAAGCAGAGGCGCTGGCGGCTCGGATAGAAAAAAAATACCCCCCCAACCTCCCCGAGTCGGAAGCGGGGAATCCACGAAGCCTCTTTGAACGGGTTGCTAAACCCGACGATGCACCTGTAGCTACAATTTACGCCGTGGGCTCTCTCTCAGCACGGGAGTTTGCGCGTTTTATAAAATGGCAACTTACGGAGTTAGGCTACGAAATCCAGCCTGAACAGGAACAAACGGCTATAGGAATCAATTTGGTGGTTACGAAAAATGATAAACGCATCGCAGTTCAGGCTCTGCGTTGCCCACAAAACTACCGCGTATCTGAAGTGGCGGTTTTTATGGCTAAGGAGGCTATGCGCAATCATGCTTGCCAAACAGCAATGGTGATAACCACAGGCTACTTTACTTCCCAAGCAACTGAAGAAGCCCAAAAAGGTGAGCTTGAACTCTGGGACAAAGAATCCCTCCAACAAAAAATCGCTGCCGTCACCTCTGAAGAGGCAGTTGAGGCAGAATCTGGTTTGCCGCCGTATAGTGAGTCTTTGTTGCAAAGTCTTTTGCAGTTGGAGGTAACTAAGGATTTTATGATTGAGGCGCGGGTTGGGGGTAAGTATGATTTGTATTTGCCTGGTGTTAGGTTTCCTTTGTTGACTTTTCAGGTTCAGGATGGGGTGGTGGTTAGGTGTGTTTTTAGGATTATTAATAATGAGGCGGTTGGGGAGTATGAGGGGGTGGCTTTGATTAGGTTTGAGCATGATGTTAGGGTTGGGCCTGATGGTGCGGAGGCGTATGGGTTGGTTGTGCGGTATCTTGAGGATTATTTGATTTAG
- a CDS encoding SufD family Fe-S cluster assembly protein produces MSTESDLTRIPHQILEEAQKAGLETQEKNRSGTYLHLDHETIAAKINEAYEGKIELLDIKVALKKYDWLKDYFWKLVSKDKDEYTKKVAEDFSGGYFMRILAGAEITFPLQSCMLISQRNLEQRVHNIIIAEENSKAHIITSCIQHSSVKDSSHLGASEIYVKKNATLNFTMIHQWGEDTMVRPRSATQIEDNATFVSNYVCMRPVRDIQMYPAAFCTGTDSRAIFNSIVYGQKNSKLDLGSKAVLTGRGSKAEMVSRAITREGSNMIIRGLIEGTTPDCKGHLECKGLIMDDISYMQSIPELIATKKGVEITHEAAVGKISEKEITYLMTRRLSREQAVSLIIRGFMDVSILGLPDALNKEIKSIVDSSAEAE; encoded by the coding sequence ATGAGTACCGAAAGTGACTTAACCCGTATACCCCACCAAATTCTTGAAGAAGCCCAAAAAGCTGGGCTTGAAACCCAAGAGAAAAACCGCTCGGGTACGTACCTACACTTAGACCATGAGACCATTGCGGCGAAAATCAACGAAGCATATGAGGGTAAAATCGAATTACTCGATATCAAAGTTGCCCTCAAAAAGTATGATTGGTTAAAAGATTATTTCTGGAAACTGGTCAGCAAAGACAAAGACGAGTATACCAAAAAAGTCGCTGAGGACTTTAGTGGCGGTTACTTTATGCGGATTTTGGCGGGAGCTGAAATCACGTTCCCCCTGCAGTCTTGTATGCTCATCTCTCAGCGCAACCTTGAGCAGCGTGTGCACAACATCATCATCGCCGAAGAGAACTCTAAAGCCCACATAATCACCAGCTGCATCCAGCACTCCAGCGTTAAAGACTCATCACATCTTGGCGCTTCAGAAATCTATGTCAAGAAGAACGCCACGCTTAACTTCACTATGATTCACCAATGGGGCGAAGACACTATGGTGCGTCCCCGAAGCGCCACCCAAATCGAAGATAACGCAACCTTTGTGAGCAACTATGTCTGTATGCGTCCTGTCCGTGACATCCAAATGTACCCCGCAGCCTTCTGCACTGGCACAGATTCAAGAGCGATTTTTAACAGCATTGTTTACGGTCAAAAAAACAGCAAACTCGACTTAGGCTCCAAAGCGGTACTTACTGGAAGGGGCAGCAAAGCCGAGATGGTTAGCCGCGCCATCACCCGCGAAGGCTCCAACATGATTATTCGCGGTTTAATCGAAGGCACCACCCCCGACTGCAAAGGTCACCTCGAATGCAAAGGACTCATCATGGACGACATTTCATATATGCAATCCATACCCGAGCTAATCGCAACTAAGAAAGGAGTCGAAATCACACACGAAGCTGCGGTAGGCAAAATCAGCGAAAAAGAAATCACCTACCTCATGACCCGCAGGCTCAGCCGCGAACAAGCCGTGTCTTTGATTATCCGTGGTTTCATGGACGTTAGCATCCTTGGTTTACCCGACGCGCTAAATAAAGAAATCAAATCCATCGTGGACTCTTCCGCCGAAGCCGAATAG
- a CDS encoding DEAD/DEAH box helicase: MAILLTVNTNTDYSGCPLPCSEASNAKSNDCRECTSLQESESSAKITLNAQAEAPPANKKRKTSTRKSTPPAEIIQYFELNEQTPQSDTKHRYGISFSDPYNIKRRLEAKSFSSFEAFKLNLEALNIKQSGKIDRLISLDSIRTKLIPYNFQMQLALQVVNEMNANAILADEVGLGKTIEAGLIMKELLLREEINSVLIVSPKSLLTQWKTEMAEKFGEVFSVANNSVRSLKTADKLICSHNLMQRKFDIIAARPWDLVVVDEAHAFRNSHSKGRASLANLRKNHMLLLTATPLCNKLTDLYSIVDLIQPGMLDSEGVFVARFAEDAKSRVVRPEEAVHLRQILREVMCRTRREQTGIPFTKRCVDSRTLEANESEQQFIEKATDYLRDMSQNRFKTIETLIEENPTRKLSASQSNAILVFQAVTLQQSFSSSPEASIESLIHRQKRFPKEIKVTNELIELAKKVQSSKITLLKQVLSEIPNEQALIFCLRKITARKLKEVLNQEFGKADVFLGDMNQNERDKVIENFKSGQTRYLISTDAGAEGLNLQNCCIMFNYDLHWNPMKIEQRIGRIHRFKQDRDVTVFNLTIKDTIDDYVLHILYQKIDLFTMTVGKMETVLAELKEGSQDIQKTIMEVLLRSTSRLDIQKELEKLASDLDVSRKNQELAEKFSQGVLG, translated from the coding sequence ATGGCGATTCTCTTGACTGTTAACACCAACACCGACTACTCTGGATGCCCACTCCCCTGTTCAGAGGCTTCAAATGCTAAGAGTAACGATTGCAGAGAATGTACCAGCCTTCAAGAGAGTGAATCATCCGCAAAAATAACCCTTAACGCCCAAGCTGAGGCGCCCCCCGCAAATAAAAAAAGAAAAACCAGCACCCGCAAATCCACCCCACCCGCGGAGATCATCCAATATTTTGAGCTCAACGAACAAACACCGCAAAGCGACACTAAGCACCGATACGGCATAAGCTTCTCAGACCCCTACAATATAAAGCGGCGGCTAGAAGCCAAATCTTTCAGCTCCTTTGAAGCGTTCAAGCTTAATTTGGAAGCCCTAAACATTAAGCAGTCAGGAAAAATCGACCGCTTAATCTCGCTAGACTCGATTAGAACCAAACTTATTCCCTACAATTTCCAGATGCAACTTGCCCTCCAAGTGGTCAACGAAATGAACGCCAACGCGATACTCGCCGACGAGGTTGGCTTGGGCAAGACTATTGAGGCAGGACTCATAATGAAGGAACTGCTGCTTCGAGAAGAAATAAACTCGGTTTTGATTGTTTCCCCCAAAAGTCTCCTTACGCAATGGAAAACGGAGATGGCGGAGAAATTCGGCGAAGTCTTCTCAGTTGCCAACAACTCCGTGAGGAGCCTAAAAACCGCTGACAAACTTATCTGTTCACATAATTTGATGCAAAGAAAATTCGATATAATCGCGGCTCGTCCATGGGATTTAGTTGTTGTGGATGAAGCGCACGCCTTTAGAAACAGCCATAGTAAAGGCCGAGCTTCCCTTGCAAACCTAAGAAAAAACCATATGCTGCTCCTCACCGCCACGCCTCTTTGCAACAAACTAACTGACCTCTACAGCATCGTAGACCTCATCCAACCCGGCATGCTTGACAGCGAGGGCGTTTTTGTGGCAAGGTTCGCTGAGGATGCTAAAAGCCGCGTAGTAAGACCTGAAGAAGCGGTTCATTTGCGGCAGATTCTTCGAGAGGTCATGTGCCGCACCCGCAGAGAACAAACAGGTATCCCCTTCACAAAGCGTTGCGTGGATTCTCGCACGCTAGAAGCAAACGAGAGCGAACAGCAATTTATCGAAAAAGCCACCGACTACCTCCGTGACATGAGCCAAAACCGCTTCAAAACAATCGAGACTCTCATAGAAGAGAACCCCACCCGTAAGCTAAGCGCGTCACAGAGCAACGCGATTTTGGTGTTTCAAGCCGTTACGTTGCAGCAGTCATTTTCAAGTTCACCTGAGGCATCGATTGAATCCTTGATTCATCGGCAGAAACGATTCCCCAAAGAAATCAAAGTCACCAACGAATTAATTGAACTGGCAAAAAAAGTCCAGAGCTCAAAAATCACCCTGCTAAAACAGGTGCTGAGTGAAATCCCAAACGAGCAAGCCCTGATATTCTGTTTACGAAAAATTACCGCGCGAAAACTCAAAGAGGTTCTAAATCAAGAATTCGGCAAAGCCGACGTCTTCTTAGGCGACATGAACCAAAACGAACGCGACAAAGTTATTGAGAACTTCAAAAGCGGCCAAACAAGGTACCTTATTTCGACTGATGCTGGCGCGGAAGGGTTAAACCTGCAAAACTGCTGTATCATGTTTAATTACGATTTGCATTGGAACCCCATGAAGATTGAACAACGTATCGGTCGAATCCACAGATTCAAACAGGACCGCGACGTAACAGTCTTCAACCTGACAATCAAAGACACCATAGACGACTATGTGCTGCATATTCTCTACCAAAAAATCGACCTGTTCACCATGACTGTCGGAAAAATGGAGACGGTTTTGGCGGAGCTAAAGGAAGGGTCACAGGACATCCAGAAAACCATCATGGAAGTTTTGCTTCGGAGCACTTCTCGGCTGGATATACAAAAAGAACTTGAAAAATTAGCCAGCGACCTTGACGTTTCGCGTAAGAACCAGGAGTTGGCGGAGAAATTCTCGCAGGGGGTTTTGGGCTGA